The genomic stretch CACGAAGTGACAAAGGAAATCAGCGAAAATAGCAAGATCAGAATCAAGACAAGTAATGAATAAAATAATACAACTAGCTTTGAGATTCCAAGCCTGTCAACCAAGTTACTAATGGATATTTGATTTTATACTAATAGTACTCATACATTTGATTAAGATCTCCCAAGAATGGATACAACTAATGATAACCATAGCTTAAGTTTTTCTGTCTAGCGAATGGACGATTGTGGACTAAGCTTAAGGTGTCGGTGACTTAAGAAGCATAGTTAAGATTATTGATCAATCACATATTATGCAATATAACTGAATTGGGTAACATAATGACTAAGAATGAGGTGGCGGAGCCACACTATGGCTGTGTAGTCATATGACTACACAGGTTTCCACTTACATAGGCACAAATCATgcaaaaaattatgaaaaaatcatataaatacatgtatttgactacacaactATAAACTGACTACACAAGGCTAacgtcctggctccgccacttcaATGAGCAATCACCTGGTGTATAGTAGAAACTCGTGAAGGGATGGTACTTAAAGATAGGCTGATAGCTTCCACGAAGTATCTTCGATTGCATCGACTTAAGGTGAAGCATATATGCATCTGGTTCCAGGTATATAAATAAATCATCAGTATCCTGAGAATATCCCATTATAGCGCCATCTGCCTTGGTCCGAGGTCGCCCAAGAATGTTTTGAGTTTCAATGGTCTTCCACAGAACCCATGTGGCAACGCCATGGCGATCAACATTTCTATGCCACATTTGTAAGCATGTGTAAGACAATATGGCTAAGCCAACGGCACCATCCTCGGACTGGATGATGTGGCTGCTTCCATCTTGTAAATCACATGTAACAGGAGGCCCCCCGATCACGGCTAGGTTGTGCCCATCCAAATCGAACTCCACTATACGGTCGGTAAAGGGCAACCAGTAAAGAGCGTTACCAATGAGGGTCGCAGGAACATGGTGGGCGAAAAGATGGAATGGAGCGGCTGTCGTGATGAGATTGCCCCATACGCCAGCCTGGGAGGAGTAAACACAGGCCATGAGATCATTCCTTCGCTTTCCCACCAGCACCACCTTGAAGGGGCTCGAGTGGCAGCTGCCGTGCACGTGACCCTGCTCGCTGGCGGAGCAGAGCACCGCCCCATTGAGGATGTACCGATCCAGCTCCGGCGGAATGGCCACGTGGCGCTGCTCGCCGGCGATGGGGTCGCACACAAGGACCTCGTTCCGCGCCGACGCCCGGTTATTGACGAGGACGAGGCCATGGCGGCAGTCGAGCACGTCGGTGCCGCGGCTGCAGGGTCCAAGGTGGAAGCGCTCCGGAGGAATGCGGTCGGGAGGGTCCAGGATGGGGGTGAACTGGACCCCCTGGTAGCCGTGCTCGATTATGCCGAGGAGGGGCGGCTTCCGGTGGTGGGCGCGGAAGAGGCGGAGGAACTTGGGGTCGGCGACGAGCCCTCGCCAGCGCGTGCAGACCGCGGAGGCGCGGGGAAGCGAGGATGGGcgaggcgggaggcggaggaggatctcacggAGGAGATCGTCGACTTCGAACGGGGAGGCAGGCGTCGCCGGCGATGCGCCGGGGAGGCGGCGTCTCGTTCCGGCGCCCTCGCTCTCACTCATTTGTACGGAACGGGGATTGACGGACATCTGATGGCGGCGCAGCCCAAGACGGCGAGACCTAGACCTCATACTTTTGTTCAGACGACCTAGTATTATTGGGCATTTGGGCCACTGCCTTCAAGCCGTCCTCAAACCAGGCccggtacccatttcgcaatgaaGATGCTACAAGTTGATTTTCGGTATCGTGTGATTGCTACTTTTAGCTGAACAGATAAGCGCTTGTTTCCCAGTGAGGTATGCTTAACACCAAGATTTCTTgtgtgcaacatccacatcaatttCTATTTTTTCTATAAGAAATGCGATATGGAAagatgttatattgtgatccacgtTGATATAAAAGCGGTTAGTTTCTGACAAGCGGAGCGAGACTCATCGTCGGACTTGTGGCGAGTGGAAGACCATTGAAAGGCAGATCATCACCATAGTTTATAAATACCTTTTGGCTGTTGTCCATGGTCGTTTGACTCTTTTCCCCTTTCATTGGAGCGTTTTTTTCACGTCAAAAACCTTGTGTGCCCTATGtttggtttattcgttgtttgttCTTTTGCTTGTCACGTTTATAACAAAAGCCCTTACAatgttttatttttaaaaataatcTATAGGGCTCAATTCGAAGGGCTGATTTTATTCTCTATGCCGACGGCGGTGTGGAAACATTGGGCCCTGCCCAAATGCAAACTCCTGGCTTGGCACCTCCTCCATAGACGGGTACGGCCGCCGCCCGTCTTCGAAGGTGTAAGGCTGGACAAATCTTTGGCATCCTTATCATGCTCACCCCATCGGAAGTATGGAACGAAACGAATGCTCTAGTTTTTTTGTGTGACATCTCTTCCGTGCCTACCGCAGTCTTCTCAAAGATCAAGGTCGAGGCTACGTTGTGGAGTAGAGCGGGTGCAATTATGACGTCAGAGTAGGCTTTTGTATTGTAGGCTTTTTTTTTCTTGCTCGGCTACGTGTCGATGAACCCGTAAAACTTCTTCTAAACTAATGAGACGGGACAAGACTTTTGCCTGTGTGTTTTTCAAAGAAAAACCTGATGGCAAAGACAAGGATGTAATTTAAAAGCATTCCGCAGCATTTACcaaaaccttccggtcttttgacTTTTGAAAACATGTTTCTCTTCCGTGGAAAAGCTTGTTATTCCATCCACTCGCGTGTCGTGGACCTTATTCGGAATTCATATATTTAGACGTTTGTAAGCACCATTCGATGGATTAATTATGTGTTGAACATTAGGAAACATTCAGTTCAAGAAcaccggaggggcagcgggatgccatggcttctggctgcacacggctcctgatggtcgctcaggatatcttgtgccaggctggttggcgtcatACTAGGAGGCTATGTTGTTTTATATTCTTAGTATGATGGtttctttcgatggttgattATTGTATCGATCTTCGTTGATGCGTGTTTTGTAAACGATTTGTGTATTGGACTGAATATTAATAAAGggccgtgtgcatcgtcatgatgcagaagccggggttcacccccgtttcgaaaaaaaaaagttcaagAACACCTTTTACCTCGTTCCCTTGCACTCGAGGGAGTTGGGAGCTGCACATTTTATCGGCTATTTTAGCGAGCCGGACCAGCAGGCGAGACGGTGACTGCCACGCTGGATAGAATACAGAGCCATCCGGCACACGTACGTCACGAGGTTCACATGTATAGCGAGTAGCGACACGTTCTTTCGCGGGGCCACCCACCTCACTCACCGCGTACGAATCTGAAAGCAGGCGGCGGACCGACTGAGACTGACGTACTGACCGGACGACGGAATGGAGACCTCGTCCAGCTCCAGCAGAGCCGAGACCAACTCGGCGGGCAGCCGGCCGGCCTCTTCCGGTCGTCTTCGCCGTCTCCACCCACCCCCATCCACCTACTACACCCCTCGCTGTCCCCGCTGGACGCCAGCTTCCCAGCCAGGGACTCGCGCGCACGTCCGATCGGCGATCGCGCGTCCATCGTGCATGCCCGCGCGACATCTCACAGCCACCAACCGAAACCCAAGGTAGACAGAAACAGCTTGTTTATTTTTTGTATAGTACTCCGTAGTAGAGATTCAACGTAATGAACTCTATACTTAAAGTCCCTATCATTTGCACCCTCAAGTAGAGCCCTGTCTAAATCGAACCATGTAGCCCTTTGACCAAGCTGACCAATGCCACGCAGGCAACAaactaccaaaaaaaaaaaacctacacAATCATCTATTCGCCATCAGGCGCCGCGGCCGCCTCGAGCAGCGGCAACTTGATGTGCGGGGCCAGGAGGAAGCCTAGCGCGGCGAGGACAATGAGGAGCATGAATGCGTCGACTGTGGCCATGCGGTGGTGCTCGAATGTGGCATCACCATGGAGACTGTCGTCTGCGTGGACTTGGGCATCCCCGTGTCCCTTCTTCGTTTCTAGGCACTACGCCACCTAGCCATGTCCCTTCAG from Lolium rigidum isolate FL_2022 chromosome 4, APGP_CSIRO_Lrig_0.1, whole genome shotgun sequence encodes the following:
- the LOC124649665 gene encoding uncharacterized protein LOC124649665, whose product is MSESEGAGTRRRLPGASPATPASPFEVDDLLREILLRLPPRPSSLPRASAVCTRWRGLVADPKFLRLFRAHHRKPPLLGIIEHGYQGVQFTPILDPPDRIPPERFHLGPCSRGTDVLDCRHGLVLVNNRASARNEVLVCDPIAGEQRHVAIPPELDRYILNGAVLCSASEQGHVHGSCHSSPFKVVLVGKRRNDLMACVYSSQAGVWGNLITTAAPFHLFAHHVPATLIGNALYWLPFTDRIVEFDLDGHNLAVIGGPPVTCDLQDGSSHIIQSEDGAVGLAILSYTCLQMWHRNVDRHGVATWVLWKTIETQNILGRPRTKADGAIMGYSQDTDDLFIYLEPDAYMLHLKSMQSKILRGSYQPIFKYHPFTSFYYTPGTTIRGCDEADMLQKNP